The following proteins come from a genomic window of Salvia hispanica cultivar TCC Black 2014 chromosome 4, UniMelb_Shisp_WGS_1.0, whole genome shotgun sequence:
- the LOC125223232 gene encoding signal peptide peptidase-like, protein MKNHERLANLALAGLTLAPLVVKVDPNLNVILTACLTVYVGCYRSVKPTPPSETMSNEHAMRFPLVGSAMLLSLFLLFKFLSKDLVNAVLTCYFFVLGIAALGATLLPEIKGFLPKPWNDNIITLRLPYFQSLEVEFTKSQIIAAIPGTFFCAWYAKQKHWLANNILGLAFSIQGIEMLSLGSFKTGAILLAGLFVYDIFWVFFTPVMVSVAKSFDAPIKLLFPTADSARPFSMLGLGDIVIPGIFVALALRFDVSRGKDSQYFKSAFLGYTAGLVATIIVMNWFQAAQPALLYIVPGVIGFLAAHCIWNGEVKPLLAFDESKSKAEETDEDTNKKAD, encoded by the exons ATGAAGAACCATGAGCGTCTTGCTAATTTGGCTCTGGCGG GTTTGACCCTTGCCCCACTTGTTGTGAAGGTAGACCCAAATTTAAATGTCATTTTGACAGCTTGTCTAACTGTCTACGTGGGATGTTATCGCTCTGTTAAACCTACTCCACCATCA gaaacgATGTCCAACGAACATGCCATGCGGTTTCCATTGGTTGGGAGTGCAATGTTGCTGTCGctgtttttacttttcaaatttctaTCGAAAGACTTGGTTAATGCTGTTTTGAcgtgttatttttttgtacttGGGATTGCTGCACTAGG GGCAACCCTGCTACCTGAAATTAAGGGATTCCTGCCCAAACCATGgaatgataatattatcacATTGCGCCTCCCATATTTTCAGT CTTTGGAGGTTGAGTTTACAAAATCACAGATAATTGCTGCAATTCCTGGAACGTTCTTTTGCGCGTGGTATGCTAAACAGAAGCATTGGCTAGCTAACAATATCTTGGGGCTTGCCTTCTCCATTCAG GGAATTGAAATGCTTTCACTTGGTTCATTCAAGACTGGTGCTATTCTATTG GCTGGTCTTTTTGTGTATGACATATTCTGGGTTTTTTTCACCCCAGTTATGGTTAGCGTTGCGAAATCTTTTGATGCCCCAATAAAG cttttgttccctacagCAGATTCTGCTCGCCCATTTTCAATGTTAGGACTTGGTGATATAGTGATTCCTG GGATTTTTGTAGCATTAGCTCTAAGATTTGATGTCTCGAGAGGGAAGGACAGCCAATATTTTAAGAGTGCTTTCCTAGGATATACAGCTGGTCTAGTTGCCACAATCATCGTAATGAACTGGTTTCAAGCTGCACAA CCTGCTCTGTTGTATATTGTGCCCGGTGTCATTGGATTTTTGGCTGCACACTGTATATGGAATGGTGAAGTCAAACCC TTGTTGGCATTTGatgaatcaaaatcaaaggCTGAAGAGACTGATGAAGACACTAACAAGAAAGCAGACTGA